A window from Actinomycetospora corticicola encodes these proteins:
- a CDS encoding maleylpyruvate isomerase family mycothiol-dependent enzyme: MADTMALARAERTDLVELLEGLTPEQWDAATLCDRWRVRDVVAHVYSYEELGWAALAGRMVRAGFSVDRANAAGVADHADASPAELTALARKRIRPVGLTSMLGGRIALTDGMIHQQDIRRPLGLPRTIPADRLVAALDTARAAPTIDGAKRVKGLKLVATDVDWTTGDGDEVRGTGEALLLAIAGRRVVADELDGPGVGTIAARASG; this comes from the coding sequence GTGGCGGACACGATGGCGCTGGCCCGCGCCGAGCGGACCGACCTGGTGGAGCTCCTGGAGGGGCTGACGCCGGAGCAGTGGGACGCGGCGACGCTCTGTGACCGGTGGCGCGTCCGCGACGTGGTCGCGCACGTGTACAGCTACGAGGAGCTCGGCTGGGCCGCACTCGCCGGGCGGATGGTGCGGGCGGGGTTCAGCGTCGACCGGGCCAACGCGGCGGGGGTGGCGGACCATGCCGACGCGTCGCCGGCCGAGCTCACGGCGTTGGCGCGGAAGCGCATCCGGCCCGTCGGGCTCACGTCGATGCTGGGCGGGAGGATCGCCCTGACCGACGGGATGATCCACCAGCAGGACATCCGCCGACCCCTCGGGCTGCCGCGCACGATCCCGGCGGACCGGCTCGTGGCGGCGCTGGACACCGCGCGGGCAGCGCCGACCATCGACGGCGCGAAGCGGGTGAAGGGCCTGAAGCTCGTCGCCACCGACGTCGACTGGACGACCGGTGACGGCGACGAGGTGCGGGGCACCGGCGAGGCGCTGCTCCTGGCGATCGCAGGTCGACGCGTGGTCGCGGACGAACTCGACGGACCCGGCGTCGGGACGATCGCCGCTCGCGCGTCGGGCTGA
- a CDS encoding inorganic phosphate transporter — protein sequence MELPLIVIVVIVTALAFDFTNGFHDTANAMATSIATGALKPKVAVLIAGVLNVVGAFLSVEVAKTISSGLVDETKINPYIIFAGLVGAILWNLLTWLLGLPSSSSHALFGGLIGAVLVAAGSGAVHFSTLLSKILLPAVISPVLAGVIALVGTVIAYRSTQRADDEAVKKGFKGGQIVSASLVALAHGTSDAQKTMGVITLTLIAAGVLAPNAGPPIWVILSAGLAIGLGTYLGGWRIIRTLGKRVSDIQTPQGFAAETSTTAVILASAHLGFALSTTQVATGAIFGAGAGRRIAGVQWGVAGQMAVAWILTLPAAAVVGAVAAYAASTGVVGTVLVAVVAIAVALGIYAASRRTPVTADNVNDVPAPTAPGEQREVAQA from the coding sequence ATGGAGTTACCGCTGATCGTCATCGTCGTCATCGTGACGGCGTTGGCCTTCGACTTCACCAACGGCTTCCACGACACCGCCAACGCCATGGCGACCTCCATCGCGACCGGGGCACTGAAGCCCAAGGTCGCGGTGCTGATCGCGGGCGTCCTCAACGTCGTCGGCGCGTTCCTGTCCGTGGAGGTCGCGAAGACGATCTCCAGCGGGCTCGTCGACGAGACGAAGATCAACCCCTACATCATCTTCGCCGGCCTGGTCGGCGCGATCCTCTGGAACCTGCTGACCTGGCTGCTGGGCCTGCCGTCGAGCTCCTCGCACGCGCTGTTCGGCGGGCTCATCGGCGCCGTGCTCGTGGCGGCCGGCTCCGGGGCGGTGCACTTCTCCACGCTGCTCTCGAAGATCCTCCTCCCGGCCGTGATCTCGCCGGTCCTCGCCGGCGTGATCGCGCTGGTGGGGACGGTCATCGCCTACCGGAGCACGCAGCGGGCCGACGACGAGGCGGTGAAGAAGGGCTTCAAGGGCGGCCAGATCGTGTCGGCGTCGCTGGTCGCGCTGGCCCACGGCACGAGCGACGCGCAGAAGACGATGGGCGTCATCACGCTCACCCTCATCGCCGCGGGCGTCCTCGCCCCGAACGCCGGCCCGCCGATCTGGGTGATCCTCTCGGCCGGCCTCGCGATCGGCCTCGGCACCTACCTCGGCGGCTGGCGCATCATCCGCACCCTGGGCAAGCGGGTCTCGGACATCCAGACCCCGCAGGGCTTCGCCGCCGAGACCTCGACGACGGCGGTCATCCTCGCCTCGGCGCACCTGGGCTTCGCGCTCTCGACGACGCAGGTGGCCACCGGGGCGATCTTCGGCGCCGGGGCCGGCCGCCGGATCGCCGGCGTGCAATGGGGCGTCGCCGGTCAGATGGCGGTCGCCTGGATCCTCACGCTCCCCGCGGCCGCGGTGGTCGGCGCGGTCGCGGCGTACGCCGCCTCGACGGGCGTGGTCGGGACGGTGCTGGTGGCCGTCGTCGCGATCGCCGTGGCGCTCGGCATCTACGCGGCCTCGCGCCGCACGCCGGTGACGGCGGACAACGTCAACGACGTCCCGGCGCCGACGGCCCCGGGCGAGCAGCGGGAGGTGGCGCAGGCATGA
- a CDS encoding SCO6745 family protein produces the protein MTRTARRMFELLEPICLATYLGDEVNEEYAALGHRTYWDGYFAARAACLGRVPAEVVDAAFYSFAPGEVARHIPSAWETVPPEASVAAQRRGSVASLRRILGLVADSPEVARAADLVLQAATGAPVAGHVMYAGMRTLPVPAGSLERLWHAATVLREHRGDGHVAALVGARIGGTEAHALSALDMGIHPAESFGRIHHLPKARLTATMDGLRRRGLIDDGGRLTDAGRDLKQHVEDLTDAAAEAPYETLAPAELEELIALLTPISASLTAAWSA, from the coding sequence ATGACCCGCACCGCCCGCCGCATGTTCGAGCTCCTCGAGCCGATCTGCCTCGCCACCTACCTCGGCGACGAGGTCAACGAGGAGTACGCCGCACTCGGCCACCGCACCTACTGGGACGGCTACTTCGCCGCCCGCGCGGCGTGCCTGGGCCGGGTGCCGGCGGAGGTCGTCGACGCGGCGTTCTACAGCTTCGCGCCCGGTGAGGTCGCCCGACACATCCCGAGCGCGTGGGAGACGGTCCCGCCCGAGGCCTCGGTGGCCGCCCAGCGGCGGGGGAGCGTGGCCTCCCTGCGGCGGATCCTCGGACTGGTCGCGGACTCGCCGGAGGTGGCCCGCGCCGCCGACCTCGTGCTGCAGGCGGCGACCGGAGCGCCGGTCGCGGGGCACGTGATGTACGCCGGGATGCGCACCCTGCCGGTGCCGGCCGGCTCGCTCGAGCGGCTCTGGCACGCCGCGACGGTGCTGCGCGAGCACCGCGGCGACGGCCACGTCGCGGCCCTCGTCGGCGCGCGGATCGGCGGCACCGAGGCGCACGCGCTCTCGGCGCTCGACATGGGCATCCACCCGGCGGAGTCGTTCGGCCGCATCCACCACCTGCCGAAGGCCCGGCTCACCGCGACGATGGACGGTCTGCGCCGCCGCGGGCTCATCGACGACGGGGGGCGGCTCACCGACGCCGGCCGGGACCTCAAGCAGCACGTCGAGGACCTCACCGACGCCGCCGCCGAGGCGCCCTACGAGACCCTCGCCCCCGCCGAGCTCGAGGAGCTGATCGCCCTCCTCACCCCGATCAGCGCCAGCCTGACCGCCGCCTGGTCGGCCTGA
- a CDS encoding maleylpyruvate isomerase family mycothiol-dependent enzyme — MPRQLDLTDPVARETAAERERLADLYARLTPEQWAAPSLCAGWRVREVLAHVTMPYRHSTLRVLRGIAAARGDFNRFADRIAHEDTARSSDEELLASLRANVTHPWRPPAGGQAGALSHDVIHGLDVTEALGLERVPADRVKLVVDAAGPRAMSYFGTDLTGRRLVATDTDLVVGTGPETVELPAVDLLLLVTGRATSSGRRT; from the coding sequence GTGCCCCGACAGCTCGACCTCACCGATCCCGTCGCCCGCGAGACCGCCGCCGAACGCGAGCGCCTGGCCGACCTGTACGCCCGCCTGACCCCCGAGCAGTGGGCGGCACCGTCGCTGTGCGCGGGCTGGCGGGTCCGGGAGGTCCTCGCGCACGTGACGATGCCCTACCGCCACTCGACGCTGCGGGTCCTGCGCGGCATCGCGGCCGCCCGCGGCGACTTCAACCGGTTCGCCGACCGCATCGCCCACGAGGACACCGCGCGGTCGAGCGACGAGGAGCTGCTCGCCTCCCTGCGGGCCAACGTCACCCACCCCTGGCGGCCGCCCGCCGGCGGGCAGGCGGGTGCGTTGAGCCACGACGTCATCCACGGGCTCGACGTCACGGAGGCGCTCGGCCTCGAGCGGGTGCCGGCCGACCGGGTCAAGCTGGTCGTCGATGCCGCCGGGCCACGCGCCATGTCCTACTTCGGTACCGACCTGACCGGGCGGCGGCTCGTCGCGACCGACACCGACCTCGTCGTCGGGACCGGCCCGGAGACCGTCGAACTGCCTGCGGTGGACCTCCTGCTGCTGGTCACCGGTCGGGCCACGTCCTCGGGTCGGCGGACGTGA
- a CDS encoding RNA polymerase subunit sigma-70 yields the protein MTGPTAHDLEALRVPLTAYCYRLLGAAADADDAVQEAIVRAHLQRERFDPARGVLQAWVFRIATNVCLDMLRSARRRAVSVDLGPAAVPGAALGAPLPPDRFVEPMPDARLLAARGPEEVALERESVRLAVVAALQHLAPRQRATLVLRDVLGFSAAETADILDTTTASVTSALQRARTTLARHRPEPTDRLEPDDAAQRELLERYVAAFEAHDPARLVALLREDARTTMPPFAWWIEGGPTIARLVGAGGCEGARLVSTAINGQPGFGQYRPDDDGTLRPFALVLVEPRGDRIAQVTTFLGTVDRFPEFALPELLRDPTDEFARARS from the coding sequence GTGACCGGCCCGACCGCCCACGACCTCGAGGCGCTGCGCGTCCCCCTGACGGCGTACTGCTACCGCCTGCTCGGGGCCGCTGCGGACGCCGACGACGCCGTCCAGGAGGCGATCGTGCGGGCGCACCTGCAGCGGGAGCGGTTCGACCCGGCCCGCGGCGTGCTGCAGGCGTGGGTCTTCCGCATCGCCACCAACGTCTGCCTCGACATGCTCCGCAGCGCCCGTCGCCGCGCCGTCTCGGTCGACCTCGGTCCGGCCGCCGTCCCGGGCGCCGCCCTCGGGGCACCGCTGCCACCCGATCGGTTCGTGGAGCCGATGCCCGACGCGCGGCTCCTCGCGGCGCGGGGACCGGAGGAGGTCGCGCTGGAACGGGAGAGCGTGCGCCTCGCCGTCGTCGCCGCCCTGCAGCACCTCGCCCCCCGGCAGCGCGCGACGCTCGTGCTCCGCGACGTCCTCGGCTTCTCCGCGGCCGAGACGGCGGACATCCTCGACACGACGACGGCGTCGGTGACGAGCGCGCTGCAACGGGCCCGGACGACGCTCGCGCGGCACCGGCCCGAGCCCACGGACCGGCTCGAGCCGGACGACGCCGCGCAGCGCGAGCTGCTCGAGCGCTACGTGGCGGCCTTCGAGGCCCACGACCCCGCGCGGCTCGTCGCCCTCCTCCGCGAGGACGCGCGCACCACGATGCCGCCGTTCGCCTGGTGGATCGAGGGCGGGCCGACCATCGCCCGCCTCGTCGGGGCCGGGGGGTGCGAGGGCGCCCGGCTCGTGTCCACCGCGATCAACGGTCAGCCCGGGTTCGGCCAGTACCGCCCCGACGACGACGGGACGCTGCGCCCGTTCGCGCTCGTGCTCGTCGAGCCGCGGGGCGACCGCATCGCGCAGGTCACCACCTTCCTCGGGACGGTGGACCGGTTCCCGGAGTTCGCCCTGCCGGAGCTCCTGCGGGACCCGACCGATGAGTTCGCGCGCGCTCGGTCGTAG
- a CDS encoding DUF998 domain-containing protein: MAAFAVSDWLEDRWFIRSHLLQRRLVGAVGLALPVLVVLFNWAWALAVDAANGTHVAPGFWASVQPSISAYYYTYSANIFVGAQIAFAVFLVTYRYGVWERRVGVVAGLGAAIVGLCPTTPPDPTTLQRLVGGLHLTAAAVFFVGMAVFCLFLFPRDPGVEVNTVPRGRRVLFRVCGVLIVLALLAAVVGALVLDDATRDQLRFLLWLESVAVFAFATAWLVKGLDLQPS; this comes from the coding sequence GTGGCGGCCTTCGCGGTGTCGGACTGGCTCGAGGACCGCTGGTTCATCCGCTCGCACCTGCTGCAACGACGACTGGTCGGCGCGGTCGGCCTCGCCCTGCCGGTGCTCGTCGTGCTCTTCAACTGGGCCTGGGCGCTCGCCGTCGACGCGGCGAACGGCACGCACGTGGCCCCGGGGTTCTGGGCGTCGGTGCAGCCCTCGATCAGCGCGTACTACTACACCTACTCGGCGAACATCTTCGTCGGCGCGCAGATCGCCTTCGCCGTCTTCCTCGTGACCTACCGCTACGGCGTGTGGGAACGACGGGTCGGGGTGGTCGCGGGCCTCGGCGCGGCGATCGTCGGGCTCTGTCCCACCACGCCGCCCGACCCGACGACGCTGCAGCGCCTGGTCGGCGGGCTCCACCTCACCGCCGCCGCGGTCTTCTTCGTGGGCATGGCGGTGTTCTGCCTGTTCCTCTTCCCGCGCGACCCGGGCGTCGAGGTCAACACGGTGCCCCGCGGTCGGCGGGTGCTCTTCCGCGTGTGCGGCGTCCTGATCGTGCTCGCGCTGCTCGCCGCCGTGGTCGGCGCGCTCGTCCTCGACGACGCGACCCGCGACCAACTGCGCTTCCTGCTCTGGCTGGAGTCGGTCGCGGTGTTCGCGTTCGCCACGGCCTGGCTGGTCAAGGGCCTGGACCTGCAGCCTTCCTGA
- a CDS encoding VOC family protein, with product MPPALFAGFRVSDLEAAVDWFSRLLGADPVMRPNDDEAVWEIAEDRFVYVERSPGRAGHSHATVFLDDLDGFLTTAGFAPAATETYDTGVRKVIFRDPDGNEFGVGGGPPPS from the coding sequence ATGCCACCCGCCCTGTTCGCCGGCTTCCGGGTCTCCGACCTCGAGGCCGCCGTCGACTGGTTCTCCCGCCTGCTCGGCGCGGACCCGGTGATGCGCCCGAACGACGACGAGGCCGTCTGGGAGATCGCCGAGGACCGCTTCGTCTACGTCGAGCGTAGCCCCGGTCGGGCCGGGCACTCCCACGCGACGGTGTTCCTCGACGACCTCGACGGGTTCCTGACGACGGCCGGCTTCGCCCCGGCGGCGACCGAGACCTACGACACCGGCGTCCGCAAGGTCATCTTCCGCGACCCGGACGGCAACGAGTTCGGCGTCGGGGGAGGTCCCCCGCCGTCGTGA
- a CDS encoding SRPBCC family protein: MTEDPYAFADSVWIDATPHHVYDVVSDITRHGEWSEFTRSCEWEDATSAVVGAHFTGHNSRPGRDWSTRSEVVAATPGQEFAWEVRDGFVRWGYTMAPDGGGTRLTQSWEFRRVGREYIRETFGEDGVTLRVNDARTSIPATLERIKKVIEG, encoded by the coding sequence GTGACCGAGGACCCGTACGCCTTCGCCGACTCCGTGTGGATCGACGCCACCCCGCACCACGTGTACGACGTGGTCTCCGACATCACCCGCCACGGCGAGTGGAGCGAGTTCACCCGCTCCTGCGAGTGGGAGGACGCGACCAGCGCCGTCGTCGGGGCCCACTTCACCGGCCACAACTCCCGCCCCGGCCGCGACTGGTCGACCCGCAGCGAGGTCGTCGCCGCCACGCCGGGGCAGGAGTTCGCCTGGGAGGTGCGCGACGGCTTCGTCCGCTGGGGCTACACGATGGCTCCCGACGGCGGGGGCACGCGGCTGACCCAGAGCTGGGAGTTCCGGCGCGTGGGGCGCGAGTACATCCGGGAGACCTTCGGCGAGGACGGCGTCACGCTGCGGGTGAACGACGCGCGGACGTCGATCCCGGCGACCCTCGAGCGGATCAAGAAGGTCATCGAGGGCTGA
- a CDS encoding class I SAM-dependent methyltransferase codes for MTTSYAGASAHYLSPRRRDPVKRHWEEPVNHRILARALGFVEGDPVRVVDVGSGTGDGLALLEAITDRPLDYLGLDPDPEMITTAGATHEGRDGVRFLQADVRDDLDLAPDLWLSAGAPWSHLDHHDFRTTLVRLLRAAARRDRPTALVVDTLGRWSMEWPAHWDDERWDYRMSFFQGAGDDPVAAPMSTHTRWTIDAAVLEADVPLAALEFHDRSITVGRHTSTAAFHPGLTDYRGLVNALHDGDTGPDLADLRLDPPSGPAPREVESFFAAFAALWNARLDRATEQEAALGSDPSRRRVLAADLCALEHGAAPGLGVGHSLIALIVVAP; via the coding sequence ATGACCACCTCCTACGCGGGAGCGTCCGCCCACTACCTCTCACCGCGCCGCCGCGATCCGGTGAAGCGGCACTGGGAGGAGCCGGTCAACCATCGCATCCTGGCCCGCGCGTTGGGCTTCGTCGAGGGTGACCCGGTGCGCGTGGTGGACGTCGGGTCGGGCACGGGCGACGGCCTCGCGCTGCTGGAGGCGATCACCGACCGGCCGCTGGACTACCTGGGACTCGACCCCGACCCGGAGATGATCACGACGGCGGGCGCCACCCACGAGGGCCGGGACGGCGTCCGGTTCCTGCAGGCCGACGTCCGGGACGACCTCGACCTCGCGCCCGACCTGTGGCTCTCCGCCGGCGCCCCCTGGTCGCACCTGGACCACCACGACTTCCGCACCACCCTCGTCCGCCTGCTGCGTGCCGCCGCGCGTCGCGACCGCCCGACCGCGCTCGTGGTCGACACCCTGGGCCGCTGGTCGATGGAGTGGCCGGCCCACTGGGACGACGAGCGGTGGGACTACCGGATGTCGTTCTTCCAGGGCGCGGGCGACGACCCGGTCGCCGCGCCGATGAGCACCCACACCCGCTGGACGATCGACGCGGCCGTCCTCGAGGCCGACGTCCCGCTCGCCGCGCTCGAGTTCCACGACCGCTCGATCACCGTCGGCCGCCACACGAGCACCGCGGCCTTCCACCCCGGCCTCACCGACTACCGCGGTCTGGTCAACGCCCTCCACGACGGCGACACCGGACCCGACCTCGCCGACCTGCGCCTGGACCCGCCGTCGGGACCCGCCCCGCGGGAGGTGGAGAGCTTCTTCGCGGCCTTCGCCGCGCTGTGGAACGCGCGCCTCGACCGTGCGACGGAGCAGGAGGCGGCGCTGGGGAGCGACCCTTCCCGACGACGGGTGCTGGCGGCGGATCTCTGCGCCCTGGAACACGGCGCCGCGCCGGGGCTCGGCGTAGGGCACTCGCTCATCGCCCTGATCGTGGTCGCGCCGTGA
- a CDS encoding HAD-IA family hydrolase — protein sequence MTRVDGRAPLRSVSGVLFDFDGLLADTAPVWRAAAAAVAPGWTEADDRSLHGLDTGAAMTRLSARAGREVTEDDILTAYRERFEQVRLMPGAAELVRSLEVPLAVATNSPTDLVAAQLEALGLRDAFVAVVGLAPPLAPKPAPDLYLEAARRLGLRPGECVALDDSPPGVLAAAAAGCRVIGVSAVTLPVARQVASLTELVGDL from the coding sequence GTGACTCGAGTCGATGGTCGAGCTCCGCTGCGCTCCGTCTCCGGAGTCCTGTTCGACTTCGACGGGCTGCTCGCCGACACCGCGCCGGTGTGGCGGGCGGCCGCGGCCGCCGTGGCACCGGGCTGGACCGAGGCGGACGACCGGTCGCTGCACGGGCTCGACACCGGCGCCGCCATGACCCGGCTGAGCGCCCGCGCCGGGCGGGAGGTCACGGAGGACGACATCCTGACGGCGTACCGGGAGCGGTTCGAGCAGGTCCGGCTCATGCCCGGAGCGGCCGAGCTGGTGCGGTCGCTGGAGGTGCCCCTGGCGGTCGCGACGAACAGCCCCACCGACCTGGTCGCCGCGCAGCTCGAGGCGCTGGGGCTGCGGGACGCGTTCGTCGCGGTCGTCGGCCTCGCGCCGCCGCTGGCGCCGAAGCCCGCACCGGACCTCTACCTGGAGGCGGCGCGCCGACTCGGTCTGCGGCCGGGGGAGTGCGTGGCGCTCGACGACTCGCCGCCGGGGGTCCTCGCCGCGGCGGCCGCGGGATGCCGGGTGATCGGGGTGTCGGCGGTGACCCTGCCGGTGGCGCGCCAGGTGGCGTCCCTCACCGAGCTCGTCGGCGACCTCTGA
- a CDS encoding GDSL-type esterase/lipase family protein, translated as MFAVDLTPDLIRGALELEPTERGLRPHRLPAWARAQNVEPQLAMAESQPSGVRLAVRTAASAVELDTHRTVYSYRGLPPRPEGVYDLVVDGAPIASASTTGGTGVEMDPRTGEVVTTTGPAGTVRFELPPGEHDVEIWLPTHETTDLVAVRADAPLHPASGAGRRRWVHHGSSISHGSNAASPTGTWAAVAARTAGVELTNLGFGGSAMVDPFVARTIRDLPADVISVKLGINVVNGDVMRRRAFVPAVHGFLDTIREGHPTTPLLLVSPILCPIHEDTPGPGTMLLDDGRTRFAATGDPADVPAGRLTLRVIRELLAAVVAQRADDPHLAYLDGRELYGEADEPGLPLPDALHPDAATHRSMGERFARLFADGGPLAG; from the coding sequence GTGTTCGCCGTCGATCTCACGCCCGATCTCATCCGGGGCGCCCTCGAGCTGGAACCCACCGAGCGTGGGCTGCGCCCGCACCGGCTCCCCGCGTGGGCCCGCGCGCAGAACGTCGAGCCCCAGCTGGCGATGGCCGAGTCCCAGCCCTCGGGCGTGCGGCTCGCCGTCCGTACGGCGGCGTCGGCCGTCGAGCTGGACACCCACCGCACCGTCTACTCCTACCGCGGGCTGCCGCCGCGCCCCGAAGGTGTCTACGACCTCGTCGTCGACGGCGCGCCCATCGCCTCCGCGAGCACCACCGGCGGCACGGGCGTCGAGATGGACCCCCGCACCGGGGAGGTCGTCACGACGACGGGTCCGGCCGGGACGGTGCGCTTCGAGCTCCCGCCCGGGGAGCACGACGTCGAGATCTGGCTCCCGACCCACGAGACCACGGACCTCGTCGCGGTCCGGGCGGACGCGCCCCTGCACCCGGCGTCGGGAGCGGGCCGGCGGCGCTGGGTGCACCACGGCAGCTCCATCAGCCACGGTTCGAACGCCGCGTCCCCGACCGGCACGTGGGCCGCCGTCGCGGCCCGGACGGCCGGCGTGGAGCTGACGAACCTCGGGTTCGGCGGCAGCGCGATGGTCGACCCGTTCGTGGCCCGGACGATCCGCGACCTGCCGGCCGACGTGATCAGCGTGAAGCTCGGGATCAACGTGGTGAACGGCGACGTCATGCGCCGTCGGGCCTTCGTCCCCGCCGTCCACGGGTTCCTCGACACCATCCGCGAGGGACACCCGACGACCCCGTTGCTGCTGGTGTCGCCGATCCTCTGCCCGATCCACGAGGACACCCCCGGCCCGGGCACGATGCTGCTCGACGACGGGCGCACGCGTTTCGCCGCGACCGGCGACCCGGCCGACGTGCCGGCCGGTCGGCTGACGCTGCGCGTGATCCGCGAGCTGCTCGCGGCCGTCGTGGCCCAGCGCGCGGACGATCCGCACCTCGCGTACCTCGACGGGCGGGAGCTCTACGGCGAGGCCGACGAGCCCGGGCTGCCGCTGCCCGACGCCCTGCACCCCGACGCCGCGACCCACCGGTCGATGGGGGAGCGGTTCGCCCGCCTCTTCGCTGACGGGGGTCCGCTGGCGGGCTGA
- a CDS encoding pyridoxamine 5'-phosphate oxidase family protein: MLLDPDDPLLAHAHERLHAEPVIWLATSRPHAVPVWFRWSDPTVTVFSRPDTAKVAHLRRDPAVALHLDTAAHGTDVVLLEGRAELDDRPSGEDAFAAKYAEALGDQSFAAWRETFSLSLRILVRRVVVWRAGEGGLEHRSVP, from the coding sequence ATGCTGCTCGACCCGGACGACCCGCTCCTGGCCCACGCCCACGAACGCCTCCACGCCGAGCCCGTCATCTGGCTGGCCACGAGCCGGCCGCACGCGGTGCCGGTGTGGTTCCGCTGGTCGGACCCGACCGTGACGGTCTTCAGTCGACCCGACACGGCCAAGGTGGCGCACCTGCGCCGGGACCCGGCCGTCGCCCTGCACCTGGACACCGCGGCGCACGGCACGGACGTGGTGCTGCTGGAGGGACGGGCCGAGCTGGACGACCGCCCGTCCGGCGAGGACGCCTTCGCCGCGAAGTACGCCGAGGCGCTCGGCGACCAGTCGTTCGCGGCGTGGCGGGAGACGTTCTCGCTGTCGCTGCGCATCCTGGTGCGCCGCGTCGTCGTGTGGCGGGCGGGCGAGGGAGGTCTCGAGCACCGGTCGGTGCCATGA
- a CDS encoding MaoC family dehydratase, which yields MTEVLSATDFRAPIDDRWFADYVVGETYEYGKLSVTAEEIVEFGRQYDPQRLHTDPEWAETGPFGGLIASGWQTAGLMMRMYCAHYISAVASLASPGIDELRWPAPLRPGEAVRLRTTVVESRVSRSKPDRGIVRTAVEVLTDDDRAVFTGTAMNMIAVRLAS from the coding sequence GTGACCGAGGTACTCAGCGCGACGGATTTCCGAGCTCCCATCGACGACCGGTGGTTCGCCGACTACGTCGTGGGCGAGACCTACGAGTACGGGAAGCTCTCGGTGACCGCCGAGGAGATCGTCGAGTTCGGCCGGCAGTACGACCCGCAGCGGCTCCACACCGACCCGGAGTGGGCCGAGACCGGCCCCTTCGGCGGGCTCATCGCGAGCGGGTGGCAGACGGCCGGGCTGATGATGCGGATGTACTGCGCGCACTACATCTCGGCCGTCGCGAGCCTGGCGTCCCCCGGCATCGACGAGCTGCGCTGGCCCGCCCCGCTGCGTCCGGGTGAAGCAGTGCGGTTGCGCACGACCGTCGTCGAGTCGCGGGTCTCGCGCTCGAAGCCCGACCGCGGGATCGTCCGGACCGCCGTCGAGGTGCTCACCGACGACGACCGCGCGGTGTTCACCGGGACCGCGATGAACATGATCGCCGTCCGGCTCGCCTCATGA
- a CDS encoding class II aldolase/adducin family protein: MTDPASDEASDEASDEALDAARVAVAEHARRLVADRLVAGTAGNLSVRVGDLVAVTASGVAYDTMTADDVVVVDLAGTPVVGSLRPTSELPLHLLCYTRHGASAVVHTHSAAAVAVSLLRDDVPLVHYQTAVFGGAVSVAEYAPYGTDELAANTSAALADRTAAVMRHHGTIVLGPSLRAAYDGAAHLEWLCDVWLRASAVGTPRLLSTEQVDDVVERFRGYGQR, translated from the coding sequence GTGACCGATCCTGCGTCCGACGAGGCGTCCGACGAGGCGTCCGACGAGGCGCTCGACGCCGCCCGCGTCGCCGTGGCCGAGCACGCCCGCCGGCTGGTGGCCGACCGTCTCGTGGCGGGCACCGCCGGGAACCTCAGCGTGCGGGTGGGCGACCTCGTGGCCGTCACGGCCTCGGGCGTCGCCTACGACACCATGACCGCCGACGACGTCGTGGTCGTCGACCTGGCCGGGACACCCGTCGTCGGGAGCCTGAGGCCGACGAGCGAGCTGCCGCTGCACCTGCTCTGCTACACCCGCCACGGGGCCTCCGCGGTGGTGCACACGCACTCGGCGGCGGCGGTCGCGGTGTCCCTGCTGCGCGACGACGTGCCGCTCGTGCACTACCAGACAGCAGTCTTCGGCGGGGCCGTGTCGGTCGCGGAGTACGCCCCGTACGGCACCGACGAGCTCGCCGCGAACACCTCGGCCGCGCTCGCCGACCGCACCGCGGCCGTCATGCGCCACCACGGCACGATCGTCCTCGGGCCCTCGCTGCGAGCGGCCTACGACGGCGCCGCGCACCTCGAGTGGCTCTGCGACGTGTGGCTGCGTGCCTCCGCCGTCGGGACGCCGCGGCTGCTCTCGACGGAGCAGGTCGACGACGTCGTCGAGCGCTTCCGGGGCTACGGGCAGCGCTAG